A segment of the Streptomyces sp. NBC_00376 genome:
CCTGCGACGAGACGCCCGAGCTGATGCCGCTCCCGATCCACCTCGCGCACCGGCTCTCCCGCCGGCTCTCCGAGGTCCGCAAGAACGGGACCATCCCGTACCTGCGCCCCGACGGCAAGACCCAGGTCACCATCGAGTACGACGGCGACAAGGCCGTCCGCCTCGACACGGTCGTCGTCTCCTCGCAGCACGCCAGCGACATCGACCTCGACTCGCTGCTCGCGCCCGACATCCGCGAGTTCGTCGTCGAGCACGTGCTCGGGCAGCTGATCGAGGACGGCATCAAGCTGGACACCGACGGCTACCGGCTGCTGGTCAATCCGACCGGGCGCTTCGAGATCGGCGGCCCGATGGGCGACGCCGGTCTGACCGGTCGCAAGATCATCATCGACACCTACGGCGGCATGGCCCGTCACGGCGGCGGTGCCTTCTCGGGCAAGGACCCGTCGAAGGTCGACCGCTCGGCCGCCTACGCCATGCGCTGGGTCGCCAAGAACGTCGTCGCCGCGGGCCTCGCCGCCCGTTGCGAGGTGCAGGTCGCGTACGCGATCGGCAAGGCCGAGCCGGTCGGTCTGTTCGTCGAGACGTTCGGCACCGCCGCCGTCGACACCGAGAAGATCGAGCACGCCATCGGCGAGGTCTTCGACCTCCGCCCGGCCGCGATCATCCGCGACCTCGACCTGCTCCGCCCGATCTACGCCCAGACCGCGGCCTACGGCCACTTCGGCCGTGAGCTTCCCGACTTCACCTGGGAGCGCACCGACCGCGTGGACGCGCTGCGCGCGGCGGCCGGGCTGTAGGCCCGCCGCTCTTCCGTCCGTACGCCGGGGCCCGGACACCGCACATGGTGTCCGGGCCCCGGTGCGTGCGGCCCCGGCACCGCCTCGACGGGGCCGCTGTCAGTCGTGTCTGGTAGGAATTTGGCTGTGAGCAGCGAGAACGAGCGATCCGCGGACCCCGGCGACGGGGCCCCGGAGCAGCTTGCGCTGATCCGGGAGACGGTGCGCAAGGCCAAGGTGCCCCGGGCCAAGCCGCGGACCTGGCGCGGCGCCGCGCTCGCCAAGGAGCTTCCCGTCGCCCGGGTGCTGGTCAACAAGGGCGTGCTCCACCTCGACCAGTACTTCGACTACGCGGTGCCCGAGGAGCTCGCCGCCGAGGCTCAGCCGGGGGTGCGGGTGCGGGTCCGCTTCGGGGCCGGTGGACGCAATGTGCGCGGCGGCAGGCGCGAAGGCGGCGGGCTGATCGACGGCTTCCTCGTCGAGCGGCTCGCCGAGTCGGACTACCCGGGCGCCCTCGCCGCGCTCGCCTCCGTCGTATCGACCGAACCGGTGCTGGGCCCCGAGCTGCTCGCGCTCGCGCGGGCCGTCGCCGACCGCTACGCGGGCAGCCTCGCCGATGTGCTCCAGCTCGCCGTACCACCCCGGAACAGCAGGGCCGAGTCCAGGCCCTCGCCCGAGCCGCTGCCCCCACCGCCCGCGCCGTCGGCGGGGAGCTGGGAGCGGTACGCACAGGGGCCGGCGTTCCTGCGGGCGCTGGCCGAGGGCGGTGCCCCCCGGGCCGTCTGGACCGCGCTGCCCGGACCCCACTGGCCCGAGGAGATCGCCAGGGCCATGGCCGCGACCCTCGCGTCCGGGCGCGGCGCCCTCGTCGTCGTCCCCGACGGCCGGACCGCCGGGCGGGTGGACGCCGCACTCACCGCGCTGCTCGGCCCCGGGCGTCATGCGCTGCTGACCGCCGACTCCGGTCCGGAGAAGCGGTACCGGGAGTGGCTCGCCGTGCGGCGCGGCTCGGTACGGGCGGTCGTCGGGACGAGGGCGGCGATGTTCGCCCCGGTCGCGGACCTCGGCCTGGTCGCGGTCTGGGACGACGGGGACGCCAGCCACAGCGACGACAACGCCCCCTTCCCGCACGTCCGCGAAGTGCTCGAACTGCGGGCCGCGCACGGGCGCTGCGCCTTCCTGCTCGGCGGTACG
Coding sequences within it:
- the metK gene encoding methionine adenosyltransferase, which gives rise to MSRRLFTSESVTEGHPDKIADQISDTILDALLREDPRSRVAVETLITTGLVHVAGEVTTKAYADIPTLVRNKVLEIGYDSSKKGFDGASCGVSVSIGAQSPDIAQGVDTAYEKRVEGDEDELDKQGAGDQGLMFGYACDETPELMPLPIHLAHRLSRRLSEVRKNGTIPYLRPDGKTQVTIEYDGDKAVRLDTVVVSSQHASDIDLDSLLAPDIREFVVEHVLGQLIEDGIKLDTDGYRLLVNPTGRFEIGGPMGDAGLTGRKIIIDTYGGMARHGGGAFSGKDPSKVDRSAAYAMRWVAKNVVAAGLAARCEVQVAYAIGKAEPVGLFVETFGTAAVDTEKIEHAIGEVFDLRPAAIIRDLDLLRPIYAQTAAYGHFGRELPDFTWERTDRVDALRAAAGL